Part of the Pseudomonas abietaniphila genome is shown below.
CAAAGGTTTCCAGCTGCATCCCCATCACACGGGTGTAGAAATCCACGGTAGCCTCGGCGTCGACCGCCGTCAGCACCAGATGGTCAAGATGATCGATCATGGTGTTGCCTCCAGGCAGGTCAGCTTCAAATCAATCCGCGAGCGCGCCACTCGGCACGTTGGCCGGCGTCGATCCCCAGTTGTTCCAGCACCTCATCGGTGTGCTGCCCCAACGTCGGGGCAGGACGACTGACGCCGCCCGGCGTGCTGCCCAGTTTGGGCACGATCCCCGGCAGCGTGACCGGCGTGCCGTCATCCAGCCGACTGTCCAGCAGCATGTCGCGCGCCTTGTAATGCGGGTCACTGGCGATGTCGGAGGCGTCGTAGATCTTGCCCGCGGGAATTCGCTCTGCGGTGAGTTTTGCCAGCACCTCGTCGAGGTCCAGGCTCGCGGCCCAGGCGGAAATCGCCGCGTCGATCAACTCGACCTGCTTCACCCGACCATCGTTGTGCGCGAGCGCCGGGTCAGCGGCCAGATCGGGCCGTTCGATCAAGGCCATCAGACGCTGATAGATACTGTCGCCGTTGCCCGCGATCAACGCATAGCGCCCATCGCGGCAACGGTAGGCATTGGACGGCGCGATGCCCGGCAGGCTGCTGCCCGCGGGCTGGCGCACAGCACCGAACACCGAAAATTCCGGGATCAGGCTTTCCATCATGTTGAAGACCGACTCATACAGCGCCACGTCGATTTCCTGACCTTCGCCACCGTTCTGGTCACGATGGCGGAGCGCGAGCAGCACACCAATGACGCCATGCAGGGCCGACAGCGAATCGCCGATGGAAACTCCGACTCGCACTGGTGTACGGTCCGGCTCGCCCGACAGATGACGCAAACCGCCCATGGCCTCACCGACCACGCCGAAACCCGGACGATCACGGTACGGCCCGGTCTGTCCGTACCCCG
Proteins encoded:
- a CDS encoding CaiB/BaiF CoA transferase family protein, with translation MQKPLQGIRVIEVGQLIAGPFAAKMLGEFGADVIKIEPPGTGDPLRKWRLLHEGTSVWWAVSSRNKRSVTLDLREPEGQDIVRKLIAEADVLVENFRPGTLEGWGLGWKELHALNPKLVMLRVSGYGQTGPYRDRPGFGVVGEAMGGLRHLSGEPDRTPVRVGVSIGDSLSALHGVIGVLLALRHRDQNGGEGQEIDVALYESVFNMMESLIPEFSVFGAVRQPAGSSLPGIAPSNAYRCRDGRYALIAGNGDSIYQRLMALIERPDLAADPALAHNDGRVKQVELIDAAISAWAASLDLDEVLAKLTAERIPAGKIYDASDIASDPHYKARDMLLDSRLDDGTPVTLPGIVPKLGSTPGGVSRPAPTLGQHTDEVLEQLGIDAGQRAEWRARGLI